One part of the Paraburkholderia flagellata genome encodes these proteins:
- a CDS encoding prolyl oligopeptidase family serine peptidase codes for MPVTSPWPTEADPFLSLESLDDPAVMAWVESQNARTRAAWQGGARFEALEKRLAQAYLPRERPVIPSRWQEWAYDLWEDEDNPKGLWRRALWADWRAHKPQWQTLIDFDALGAKEGMPWVCAGIDILYPDGDRALIQLSDGGSDAVIVREFDIVKREFVDDGFAIAKEGKHIISWIDRDTVYLGWDAGGKSGKKMLTRSGYPREVRRWPRGTALAQAPVVFSGEFDDISVEGDYDPVEKRHDVVRSVDFFDSYTYRLDERGDWQMYDVPTHVSVGAWHGWLLLEPRLDWTVSGVTYKGGALLVIREDAFLAGDRAFTALFTPTPVTSACDWTNTLNVLIVSWLDDVESRTMLWQPQQEDGAWRWESRVFPTRASSQVDVSPIEDTLNDEVFVDVDDYLLPPEYWLADLAQTDLQQWELLDRWPTQFDSGPLTVIRSHARSADGTSVPFTVIGPKAVLEGESRKASPCLLTGYGGFAIALTPQYLVGSGIGWLEQGGVVAIAHIRGGGEYGTAWHVEAQREHRQRSFDDFIAVAEQLAADGYTSAARLGIKGGSNGGLLVGACMVQRPELFGAVVCEVPLLDMQRYPLLHAGASWIDEYGDPEDAEESRALAAYSPYHHVKPGVAYPPSLFTTSTSDDRVHPSHARKMVARMERQGHANVWYLENTEGGHGPGSDSLERAEYDALVYRFLWTTLSGSW; via the coding sequence ATGCCCGTGACTTCCCCCTGGCCGACCGAGGCCGACCCTTTCCTTTCGCTCGAATCGCTCGACGACCCCGCTGTCATGGCCTGGGTCGAGTCGCAGAACGCGCGCACGCGCGCCGCGTGGCAGGGCGGTGCGCGTTTCGAGGCGCTGGAAAAGCGCCTCGCGCAGGCCTACTTGCCGCGCGAGCGGCCCGTGATCCCGAGCCGCTGGCAGGAGTGGGCCTACGACCTCTGGGAGGACGAGGACAATCCCAAGGGTCTGTGGCGCCGCGCGCTCTGGGCCGACTGGCGTGCACATAAGCCGCAGTGGCAGACGCTCATCGACTTCGATGCACTCGGCGCGAAGGAGGGAATGCCATGGGTGTGCGCGGGCATCGACATCCTTTACCCGGACGGCGACCGTGCCCTGATCCAGCTTTCCGATGGCGGCTCCGACGCGGTGATCGTGCGCGAGTTCGACATCGTGAAGCGTGAATTCGTCGACGATGGCTTCGCCATTGCGAAGGAAGGCAAGCACATCATTTCGTGGATCGATCGCGATACCGTGTACCTGGGATGGGACGCGGGCGGCAAAAGCGGAAAGAAGATGCTCACGCGCTCGGGCTATCCGCGCGAGGTGCGCCGCTGGCCGCGCGGCACGGCGCTCGCTCAGGCGCCCGTGGTGTTCAGCGGCGAGTTCGACGACATCAGCGTGGAAGGCGACTACGATCCGGTCGAAAAGCGCCACGACGTGGTGCGCAGCGTCGACTTCTTCGATTCATATACCTATCGTCTGGATGAACGCGGCGACTGGCAGATGTACGACGTGCCTACGCATGTCTCGGTGGGTGCGTGGCATGGCTGGCTGCTGCTCGAGCCGCGCCTCGACTGGACCGTTTCGGGCGTGACGTACAAGGGCGGGGCGCTGCTCGTGATTCGCGAGGACGCTTTTCTCGCGGGCGATCGCGCGTTCACGGCGCTCTTCACGCCGACTCCCGTGACGTCGGCCTGCGACTGGACCAATACGCTAAACGTCTTGATCGTCTCCTGGCTCGACGATGTGGAGAGTCGCACAATGCTCTGGCAGCCGCAGCAGGAGGATGGCGCGTGGCGCTGGGAGTCCCGGGTGTTTCCGACGCGTGCGAGTTCGCAGGTGGACGTCTCGCCCATCGAAGACACACTCAACGACGAAGTATTCGTCGACGTCGACGATTACCTGCTGCCGCCCGAATACTGGCTCGCCGATCTTGCGCAAACCGATCTCCAGCAGTGGGAATTGCTCGACCGATGGCCCACGCAGTTCGATTCCGGGCCGCTCACGGTCATCCGCTCGCACGCGCGCTCGGCCGACGGCACGAGCGTACCGTTCACCGTGATCGGCCCGAAGGCCGTATTGGAGGGCGAATCACGCAAGGCGTCGCCGTGCCTGCTCACGGGCTACGGCGGCTTCGCGATCGCGCTCACGCCGCAATATCTGGTGGGCTCGGGCATCGGCTGGCTGGAGCAGGGTGGTGTAGTGGCGATCGCGCACATTCGCGGCGGCGGCGAGTACGGCACCGCCTGGCACGTCGAGGCGCAGCGCGAGCATCGCCAGCGCTCCTTCGACGATTTCATCGCGGTGGCCGAACAACTGGCCGCCGATGGCTATACGAGCGCGGCGCGATTGGGTATCAAGGGCGGCAGCAATGGTGGACTGCTCGTAGGCGCGTGCATGGTGCAGCGTCCCGAGTTGTTCGGCGCCGTGGTGTGCGAGGTGCCGTTGCTCGACATGCAGCGTTACCCGCTGCTGCATGCGGGTGCGTCATGGATCGACGAGTATGGCGATCCTGAGGATGCCGAAGAATCGCGCGCGCTCGCCGCTTACTCGCCTTACCACCATGTGAAGCCTGGCGTTGCGTATCCGCCGTCGCTATTCACCACTTCGACGAGCGACGACCGCGTACACCCTTCGCATGCGCGCAAGATGGTCGCGCGCATGGAGAGGCAGGGGCACGCGAACGTCTGGTATCTGGAGAACACCGAAGGCGGTCACGGCCCCGGCAGCGATTCGCTCGAGCGCGCGGAGTATGACGCGCTCGTCTATCGCTTTCTGTGGACCACGCTCTCGGGGAGCTGGTAA
- the xth gene encoding exodeoxyribonuclease III, which produces MKIATWNVNSLKVRLQHVIDWLNESKTDVLCLQELKLTDDKFPRTDLEAHGYRSWFAGQKTYNGVGILVREGLFVDEATVVRNIPGFEDPQQRVIATTIGDVRVVSAYFPNGQAPGTEKFAYKLQWLDAMHDWLAQEMQRYPKLALLGDYNIAPEDRDVHDPKAWEGQNLVSPEERAQFRRLIELGFVDAFRQFEQPEKIFTWWDYRMFAFRRNAGLRIDHVLLSPALAAHLTACEVDKVPRKWEQPSDHTPVIATLDIAG; this is translated from the coding sequence ATGAAAATCGCAACGTGGAACGTCAACTCCCTCAAGGTCCGTCTTCAGCACGTCATCGACTGGCTCAATGAGAGCAAGACCGACGTGCTCTGCCTCCAGGAGCTGAAGCTCACCGACGACAAGTTCCCCCGCACCGACCTCGAGGCGCACGGCTACCGCAGCTGGTTCGCGGGCCAGAAGACCTATAACGGCGTGGGCATCCTCGTGCGCGAAGGGCTCTTCGTCGACGAAGCCACGGTCGTGCGTAACATTCCTGGCTTCGAAGATCCGCAGCAACGCGTGATCGCCACGACCATTGGTGACGTACGCGTGGTGAGCGCGTACTTCCCGAACGGCCAGGCGCCGGGCACCGAGAAGTTCGCGTACAAGCTGCAATGGCTCGACGCCATGCACGACTGGCTCGCGCAGGAAATGCAGCGCTACCCGAAGCTCGCGCTGCTCGGCGACTACAACATCGCGCCCGAAGATCGCGACGTGCACGATCCGAAGGCCTGGGAAGGCCAGAACCTCGTGTCGCCCGAAGAGCGTGCGCAGTTCCGCCGGCTGATCGAACTGGGCTTCGTCGATGCGTTCCGCCAGTTCGAGCAACCCGAAAAGATCTTCACGTGGTGGGATTACCGCATGTTCGCGTTTCGCCGCAACGCGGGCTTGCGCATCGACCACGTCCTGCTCTCGCCCGCGCTTGCGGCGCACCTCACCGCGTGCGAAGTGGACAAGGTGCCGCGCAAGTGGGAACAGCCGTCCGATCACACGCCGGTCATCGCCACACTCGATATTGCTGGCTGA
- a CDS encoding SDR family oxidoreductase has product MTQRKAVLVIGAGDATGGAIARRFAREGYIACVTRRNADKLAPLVAQIEAEGGEAHAFGSDARKEEDMIALFADIEARIAPIEVAIFNIGANVRFGITETTARVYFKVWEMACFAGFLMGREAAKVMLPRERGSIFFTGASASLRGREGFAAFAGAKHALRALAQSMARELGPQGIHVGQIIVDGAIDTEFIRENFPQRYKLKERDGILNPEHIADAYWTLHQQPRDAWTHELDLRPWLEQW; this is encoded by the coding sequence ATGACGCAAAGGAAAGCCGTACTGGTAATCGGCGCAGGCGACGCCACAGGAGGCGCGATCGCGCGCCGCTTCGCACGCGAGGGCTATATCGCGTGCGTGACGCGCCGCAATGCCGACAAGCTCGCGCCGCTCGTTGCGCAGATCGAAGCCGAGGGCGGCGAGGCGCACGCCTTCGGCTCGGACGCGCGCAAGGAAGAGGACATGATCGCGCTCTTCGCGGACATCGAAGCGCGCATCGCGCCCATCGAGGTGGCGATCTTCAATATCGGCGCGAACGTGCGCTTCGGCATTACGGAAACCACGGCGCGCGTCTATTTCAAGGTCTGGGAAATGGCCTGCTTCGCCGGCTTTCTGATGGGACGCGAAGCCGCAAAAGTGATGCTGCCGCGCGAGCGCGGCTCGATCTTCTTCACAGGCGCGAGCGCGAGCTTGCGCGGCCGCGAGGGTTTCGCCGCGTTCGCGGGCGCAAAACATGCACTGCGCGCACTCGCGCAGTCGATGGCGCGCGAACTCGGGCCGCAGGGCATCCACGTGGGGCAGATCATCGTCGATGGCGCGATCGACACCGAGTTCATCCGCGAGAATTTCCCCCAGCGCTACAAGCTCAAGGAACGCGACGGCATCCTGAACCCCGAGCACATCGCCGACGCCTACTGGACGCTGCACCAGCAACCGCGCGACGCGTGGACGCACGAACTCGACTTGCGGCCATGGCTGGAGCAATGGTGA
- a CDS encoding 2-hydroxychromene-2-carboxylate isomerase — MGDVTVQFLFDFGSPNAYLCHKVIGEIEARQQMRFDYVPILLGGLFKLSGNRSPGEAFAGIENKQKFMMLEMRRFIERHGLTAYRRNPHFPVNTLPIMRGAIAARRNGTFERYVDRMFAHMWEEGLKMDDPAVIRAALEADGLDVTAFETAIQDADVKAALLANTQAAFERGAFGSPTFFVGEEMYFGKDQLRDVEEKIARVKSRT, encoded by the coding sequence ATGGGTGATGTGACGGTGCAGTTTTTGTTCGACTTCGGCAGTCCTAACGCGTATCTGTGCCATAAGGTGATCGGCGAGATCGAGGCGCGCCAGCAGATGCGTTTCGACTATGTGCCAATACTGCTTGGCGGCCTTTTCAAGCTGAGCGGCAATCGCTCGCCGGGCGAGGCGTTCGCGGGCATTGAGAACAAGCAGAAGTTCATGATGCTGGAGATGCGGCGCTTCATCGAGCGGCATGGACTCACGGCTTATCGGCGCAATCCGCACTTTCCGGTGAATACGCTGCCAATCATGCGCGGTGCGATTGCGGCGCGGCGCAACGGCACGTTCGAGCGCTACGTCGACCGTATGTTCGCGCACATGTGGGAAGAGGGTCTCAAGATGGACGACCCTGCCGTGATCCGCGCGGCGCTCGAGGCGGACGGTCTCGACGTCACGGCGTTTGAAACGGCGATTCAGGACGCCGATGTGAAAGCCGCGTTGCTGGCGAACACGCAAGCGGCGTTCGAGCGCGGCGCGTTCGGTTCGCCGACGTTTTTCGTCGGCGAGGAGATGTACTTCGGCAAGGATCAGTTGCGCGACGTCGAAGAGAAAATCGCGCGCGTGAAGTCGCGCACATAG
- a CDS encoding NAD(P)H-dependent flavin oxidoreductase: protein MSLPAVLRRGLSIPVVGSPLFIISNPDLVIAQCKAGVVGSFPALNARPEHVLGEWLDRITTELAEYNAKHPDAPAAPFAVNQIVHKSNDRLEHDLGVCAQYKVPIVITSLGAREEVNHAIHAWGGIVLHDVINNTFAKKAIEKGADGLIAVAAGAGGHAGTLSPFALIHEIREWFDGPLLLSGAIGNGNAILAAQAAGADLAYIGSAFIATHEANAVDAYKQMIVDGAAGDIVYSNLFTGVHGNYLRQSIVASGLDPEALPQSDPSAMNFGSTRVKPWKDIWGSGQGIGAVKSIVPAAELIERLKREYEAARVRLGVVAAPQAEEQAAL from the coding sequence ATGTCCCTGCCCGCCGTGCTGCGCCGCGGCCTGTCGATTCCGGTCGTCGGCTCGCCGCTTTTCATCATTTCGAATCCCGATCTCGTGATCGCCCAGTGCAAGGCGGGCGTCGTCGGCTCGTTCCCTGCGCTCAATGCGCGGCCTGAGCATGTGCTGGGTGAATGGCTGGACCGCATTACCACCGAACTCGCCGAGTACAACGCGAAGCACCCGGACGCGCCCGCTGCGCCCTTCGCCGTGAACCAGATCGTGCACAAGTCGAACGACCGTCTCGAGCACGACCTGGGCGTCTGCGCGCAATACAAGGTGCCGATCGTCATAACGTCCCTCGGCGCGCGTGAAGAAGTCAACCATGCGATCCACGCATGGGGCGGCATCGTGCTGCACGACGTCATCAACAACACGTTCGCGAAGAAGGCGATCGAGAAAGGCGCGGACGGCCTGATCGCCGTGGCCGCCGGTGCAGGCGGCCATGCGGGCACGCTTTCGCCGTTCGCGCTCATCCACGAGATTCGCGAATGGTTCGACGGCCCCCTGTTGCTTTCGGGCGCGATCGGCAACGGCAACGCGATTCTCGCGGCGCAGGCGGCGGGAGCCGACCTCGCCTATATCGGCTCGGCGTTCATCGCCACGCATGAAGCGAATGCCGTCGATGCCTACAAGCAGATGATCGTCGACGGCGCCGCAGGCGATATCGTCTACTCGAATCTCTTCACGGGCGTGCACGGCAACTATCTGCGCCAGAGCATCGTCGCGAGCGGCCTCGATCCGGAAGCGCTGCCGCAGTCGGATCCGTCGGCGATGAATTTCGGCTCGACGCGCGTGAAGCCGTGGAAGGACATCTGGGGCTCGGGCCAGGGCATTGGCGCGGTGAAGAGCATCGTGCCGGCGGCCGAACTCATCGAGCGTTTGAAGCGCGAGTATGAGGCAGCGCGCGTACGTCTGGGCGTGGTCGCGGCACCGCAAGCCGAGGAACAGGCCGCGCTTTGA
- a CDS encoding PadR family transcriptional regulator, translated as MSTPHAILIALLEKPSSGYDLARRFDRAIGYFWHATHQQIYRELGRMVEAGWVSVIEDETAAASRKKVYCVLPVGRDEVARWVRETALDLDSRNVFLLKLRADAVIGPLGLAEELARLIAENRARLATYREIEQRDFSAASLTRGQQLQYAILKAGIHTQEMWLAWAEEVRPLVEPAEA; from the coding sequence ATGTCGACGCCGCACGCCATCCTCATCGCCTTGCTGGAAAAGCCTTCGTCGGGCTACGACCTCGCGCGCCGCTTCGATCGCGCAATTGGCTACTTCTGGCATGCCACGCATCAGCAGATCTATCGCGAACTGGGCCGCATGGTCGAGGCGGGGTGGGTGTCGGTCATCGAGGACGAGACGGCCGCGGCGTCGCGCAAGAAGGTGTATTGCGTGTTGCCGGTGGGGCGCGATGAGGTGGCGCGATGGGTGCGCGAGACAGCGCTCGACCTCGACTCGCGTAATGTGTTCCTGCTCAAGCTGCGTGCCGATGCCGTGATCGGGCCGCTCGGTCTCGCTGAGGAACTTGCGAGGCTCATCGCCGAAAATCGCGCGCGGCTTGCGACTTATCGGGAGATCGAGCAGCGCGATTTCAGCGCGGCTTCGCTCACGCGCGGCCAGCAGCTGCAATATGCGATCCTCAAGGCTGGCATTCATACGCAGGAGATGTGGCTTGCCTGGGCGGAAGAGGTGCGGCCGCTGGTGGAGCCCGCCGAGGCGTAG
- a CDS encoding aspartate/glutamate racemase family protein, producing MKTIGVIGGMSWESSAEYYRLLNRHAKARLGGHHNARSLMVTVDFAQVEALQRAGDWDALGVQMAEAAQQLERGGADIVLLATNTMHRVRAAIEATISIPFLHIADPTGHALRAAGFTRAGLLGTRYTMEQDFYVGRLREAHGIEAIVPNEHDRADVHRIIYDELCHGNVDAQSRGVYQRVIEDLAARGAQAVILGCTEITLLIGQNDSALPVFDTTALHAQAAVDWAIGA from the coding sequence ATGAAAACAATCGGCGTGATTGGGGGGATGAGCTGGGAATCGTCGGCCGAGTATTACCGGCTGCTGAACCGTCACGCTAAGGCGCGCCTGGGCGGTCATCACAACGCACGCAGTCTGATGGTGACGGTGGACTTCGCGCAGGTTGAAGCACTCCAGCGCGCCGGTGACTGGGACGCGCTCGGCGTGCAGATGGCCGAGGCCGCGCAACAGCTCGAACGCGGGGGCGCCGACATCGTGCTGCTCGCGACGAACACGATGCACCGCGTGCGCGCGGCGATCGAGGCGACGATCTCGATCCCCTTTTTGCATATCGCGGACCCGACCGGCCACGCGCTGCGCGCCGCGGGCTTCACGCGAGCGGGCCTGCTCGGCACGCGCTACACGATGGAACAGGACTTCTACGTGGGGCGATTGCGCGAGGCGCATGGCATTGAAGCGATCGTGCCGAACGAACACGATCGCGCGGACGTGCATCGCATCATCTACGACGAGTTGTGTCACGGCAATGTGGATGCGCAATCGCGCGGTGTGTATCAGCGCGTGATCGAAGACCTCGCGGCACGCGGCGCGCAGGCGGTCATTCTCGGTTGCACGGAAATTACGCTGCTAATCGGCCAGAACGATTCGGCGCTGCCGGTATTCGACACCACTGCGTTGCATGCGCAGGCCGCAGTGGATTGGGCGATTGGAGCCTGA
- a CDS encoding amidohydrolase family protein — protein MDLIIRRAVLAHAHPAGYPTVDIGIEAGRIAAVEPHLAAAAHDEVDVAGALVSAPFVDAHFHMDATLSYGLPRVNASGTLLEGIALWGELKPHLTQEALVERALQYCDWAVARGLLAIRSHVDVCDARLLAVEALLEVKRRVAPYLDLQLVAFPQDGVLRSPGAFENLKRAIAMGVDVVGGIPHFERTMADGAESVRLLCEFAAEKGLRVDMHCDESDDPLSRHIETLAAQTQRLGLHGRVAGSHLTSMHSMDNYYVSKLIPLMRESGVAAIANPLINITLQGRSDTYPKRRGMTRVPELMAAGVTVAFGHDCVMDPWYSFGSGDMLEVAHMGLHVAQMTGTDASRACLDAVTVNAAAILGLEGYGVAAGCEANLVVLDARDPIEAIRLRAARLAVVSRGRVVSRQPAQRAALSLEGRPESVDFKLHR, from the coding sequence ATGGACCTGATCATTCGCCGCGCGGTGCTCGCGCATGCGCATCCCGCTGGGTATCCCACGGTGGATATCGGCATTGAGGCAGGGCGCATTGCCGCCGTGGAACCGCATCTCGCGGCGGCGGCGCACGACGAGGTCGATGTTGCGGGTGCGCTCGTGAGCGCGCCATTCGTCGACGCGCATTTCCACATGGACGCCACGCTCTCGTATGGCCTGCCGCGCGTGAATGCGTCGGGCACGCTGCTGGAGGGCATTGCGCTGTGGGGCGAGCTCAAGCCGCATCTCACGCAGGAGGCGCTCGTCGAGCGCGCGCTTCAGTACTGCGACTGGGCCGTCGCGCGCGGGCTGCTCGCAATCCGCTCGCACGTCGATGTCTGCGACGCGCGATTGCTCGCGGTCGAAGCGCTGCTCGAAGTGAAGCGCCGTGTCGCGCCGTATCTCGATCTTCAGCTCGTGGCGTTTCCGCAGGATGGCGTGTTGCGTAGCCCCGGTGCATTCGAGAATCTCAAGCGCGCGATCGCGATGGGTGTCGACGTGGTGGGCGGCATTCCCCACTTCGAGCGCACGATGGCGGATGGTGCCGAATCGGTGCGCCTGCTCTGCGAGTTCGCGGCCGAAAAGGGTCTGCGCGTGGACATGCATTGTGACGAATCCGACGATCCGCTTTCGCGCCACATCGAAACGCTCGCGGCGCAAACGCAGCGCCTCGGCCTGCATGGGCGCGTGGCCGGTTCGCATCTCACGTCGATGCATTCGATGGACAACTACTACGTGAGCAAGCTGATTCCGCTCATGCGCGAATCCGGTGTCGCGGCGATTGCGAATCCGCTCATCAACATCACGCTGCAAGGGCGCTCCGATACTTACCCGAAGCGGCGCGGCATGACGCGCGTGCCCGAGTTGATGGCGGCGGGCGTGACCGTGGCGTTCGGCCACGATTGCGTGATGGACCCGTGGTACAGCTTCGGCTCGGGCGACATGCTCGAAGTCGCGCACATGGGCCTGCACGTCGCGCAGATGACTGGCACCGACGCCTCGCGCGCCTGCTTGGACGCAGTGACCGTGAATGCCGCGGCGATCCTCGGCCTCGAAGGCTATGGCGTGGCGGCCGGTTGCGAGGCGAACCTCGTGGTGCTCGACGCGCGCGATCCCATCGAGGCGATCCGGCTGCGTGCGGCGCGGCTTGCTGTCGTGAGCCGGGGCAGGGTGGTGAGCCGGCAACCCGCGCAGCGCGCGGCGCTTTCGCTCGAAGGGCGGCCGGAAAGCGTCGATTTCAAGCTGCATCGATAA
- a CDS encoding M3 family metallopeptidase: protein MATTPSDNPLLDFTGLPRFGEIRPEHVTPALDVLLANAKAAVERAAQPMTPSQWSDVVEPVERASEPLSRAWGVVGHLNAVADTPELRAAHGENLPRVTEFWSSVGQNLELFKKYKAITNHNSFELLSGERKKILDNSLRDFRLSGAELPEEQKPRFAELQERQAALAKAFSDHVLDATNGFALFATSEAELVGLPEDVIAAAREAAERENKEGWKFTLHFPSYFPVLQYSENRAMRETMYRAYVTRASELGPVYGAGKAEWDNTAIIEEQLKLRAEEAKMLGYNNFAEVSLTPKMAETPAQVMSFLEDLATRARPHAEKDWAELREFAASELGLAQIEPWDMAFAAERLRQKRYSFSENEVKQYFPEDFVLQGLFKVTETLFGVRIRPDSAPVWNPDVRFFRVENADGTLVAQFYLDLYAREGKRGGAWMDDARSRRKLEGNGVQTPVAYLTCNFSAPVGGRPACFTHDEVITLFHEFGHGLHHMLTRVDELGVSGINGVEWDAVELPSQFMENFCWEWDVVREMSSHVETAKPLPRELFDKMLAAKNFQSGLGTLRQIVFSMFDMALHVDFDASKGKSANDLAREINERYHVIPQTPFSRWPNTFSHIFAGGYAAGYYSYKWAEVLSADAYAAFEEAAQAAKSSVLDEATGTRYRKEILEVGGSRPAMESFKAFRGREPNIDALLRHNGMEQPPAQQ from the coding sequence ATGGCTACTACCCCCTCCGACAATCCGCTCCTCGATTTCACCGGCCTGCCGCGCTTTGGCGAAATCCGCCCGGAGCACGTGACGCCCGCGCTCGACGTGCTGCTCGCGAACGCAAAGGCCGCGGTCGAGCGCGCCGCGCAGCCCATGACGCCCTCGCAATGGAGCGACGTGGTCGAGCCAGTCGAGCGCGCCAGCGAGCCGCTTTCGCGCGCCTGGGGCGTGGTCGGTCACCTGAACGCCGTCGCTGACACGCCTGAACTGCGCGCCGCCCACGGCGAGAACCTGCCGCGTGTGACCGAATTCTGGTCGAGCGTCGGCCAGAATCTCGAGCTCTTCAAGAAGTACAAGGCCATCACGAATCACAACTCGTTCGAACTGCTCTCGGGCGAGCGCAAGAAGATCCTCGACAACTCGCTGCGCGACTTCCGCCTTTCGGGCGCCGAGCTTCCCGAAGAACAGAAGCCGCGCTTCGCCGAACTGCAGGAGCGCCAGGCCGCGCTCGCCAAAGCCTTTTCCGACCACGTGCTCGACGCGACCAATGGCTTCGCGCTCTTCGCGACGAGCGAAGCTGAACTCGTGGGCCTGCCCGAGGACGTGATCGCCGCCGCGCGCGAAGCCGCCGAGCGCGAGAACAAGGAAGGCTGGAAGTTCACGCTGCACTTCCCCTCGTACTTCCCGGTGCTGCAATACTCGGAAAACCGCGCGATGCGCGAGACCATGTATCGCGCCTACGTCACGCGCGCGTCCGAACTCGGCCCCGTCTACGGCGCCGGCAAGGCCGAATGGGACAACACAGCAATCATCGAAGAGCAACTGAAGCTGCGCGCCGAAGAAGCGAAGATGCTCGGCTACAACAACTTCGCCGAAGTCTCGCTCACGCCGAAGATGGCGGAAACGCCGGCTCAGGTGATGAGCTTCCTCGAAGACCTCGCCACGCGCGCGCGCCCGCACGCCGAAAAAGACTGGGCAGAACTGCGCGAATTTGCTGCGAGCGAACTGGGCCTCGCGCAGATCGAACCGTGGGATATGGCGTTCGCCGCCGAGCGTCTGCGCCAGAAGCGCTACTCGTTCTCGGAGAACGAGGTGAAGCAGTACTTCCCGGAAGACTTCGTGCTGCAGGGCCTTTTCAAGGTCACGGAAACGCTGTTCGGCGTGCGCATCCGCCCGGACAGCGCACCGGTGTGGAATCCCGATGTGCGTTTCTTCCGCGTGGAAAACGCGGATGGCACGCTCGTCGCGCAGTTCTATCTCGACCTCTACGCGCGCGAAGGCAAACGCGGCGGCGCATGGATGGACGACGCGCGCTCGCGCCGCAAGCTCGAAGGCAACGGCGTGCAAACGCCCGTCGCGTATCTCACGTGCAACTTCTCGGCCCCGGTGGGCGGCCGCCCCGCGTGCTTCACGCACGACGAAGTCATCACGCTCTTCCACGAGTTCGGGCACGGCCTGCACCACATGCTCACGCGTGTGGACGAACTGGGCGTATCGGGCATCAACGGCGTGGAGTGGGATGCCGTCGAACTGCCCTCGCAGTTCATGGAAAACTTCTGCTGGGAATGGGACGTGGTGCGCGAAATGAGCTCGCACGTCGAAACCGCCAAGCCGCTGCCGCGCGAACTCTTCGACAAGATGCTTGCCGCGAAGAACTTCCAGAGCGGTCTCGGCACGCTGCGCCAGATCGTGTTCTCGATGTTCGACATGGCGCTGCACGTCGACTTCGACGCTTCGAAGGGCAAGAGCGCGAACGACCTCGCGCGCGAGATCAACGAGCGCTATCACGTCATACCGCAGACTCCGTTCTCGCGCTGGCCGAACACGTTCAGCCACATCTTCGCGGGCGGCTATGCGGCAGGCTACTACAGCTACAAGTGGGCCGAAGTGCTCTCCGCCGACGCCTACGCGGCCTTCGAGGAAGCCGCGCAAGCCGCGAAGTCGAGCGTGCTCGACGAAGCGACCGGCACGCGCTACCGCAAGGAAATTCTGGAAGTGGGCGGCAGCCGTCCGGCGATGGAGTCGTTCAAGGCCTTCCGCGGCCGCGAGCCGAACATTGACGCGCTGTTGCGTCACAACGGCATGGAGCAGCCACCGGCACAGCAATGA
- the folD gene encoding bifunctional methylenetetrahydrofolate dehydrogenase/methenyltetrahydrofolate cyclohydrolase FolD has translation MTATIIDGNALSKKLRAEVATRAAALTARGHQPGLAVVLVGDNPASEVYVRNKIKACEDNGLYSSYDRYPESLSEADLLKRIDELNRDPKINGILVQLPLPKHIDSHKVIEAIAPEKDVDGFHVANAGALMTGQPLFRPCTPYGVMKMFEEYKIPLEGANAVVIGRSNIVGKPMALLLLEKGATVTICHSKTRDLAKHTRDADIVVAAVGKRNVLTADMIKPGATVIDVGMNRDDNGKLCGDVDFAGLKDVAGFITPVPGGVGPMTITMLLVNTIEAAERAAAA, from the coding sequence ATGACTGCCACTATCATCGACGGCAACGCCCTCTCCAAAAAACTGCGCGCCGAAGTCGCCACGCGCGCCGCCGCCCTCACCGCGCGCGGCCATCAGCCGGGACTCGCCGTCGTGCTGGTCGGCGACAATCCGGCGAGCGAAGTCTATGTGCGCAACAAGATCAAGGCCTGCGAAGACAACGGCCTCTACTCGTCGTACGACCGCTATCCGGAGTCGCTTTCCGAAGCCGACCTGCTCAAGCGCATTGACGAACTGAACCGCGACCCGAAGATCAACGGCATTCTCGTGCAACTGCCGCTGCCGAAGCACATCGACAGCCACAAGGTGATCGAGGCAATCGCGCCCGAAAAGGACGTGGACGGCTTTCACGTCGCCAACGCGGGCGCGCTCATGACGGGCCAGCCGCTCTTTCGCCCTTGCACGCCCTATGGCGTGATGAAGATGTTCGAGGAATACAAAATCCCGCTCGAAGGCGCGAACGCGGTGGTGATCGGCCGCTCGAACATCGTCGGCAAGCCGATGGCGCTGCTGCTGCTCGAAAAGGGCGCGACGGTCACGATTTGCCACAGCAAGACGCGCGACCTCGCGAAGCACACGCGCGACGCCGATATCGTGGTCGCCGCGGTGGGCAAGCGCAACGTGCTGACCGCCGACATGATCAAGCCCGGCGCGACCGTGATCGACGTGGGCATGAACCGCGACGACAACGGCAAGCTCTGCGGCGACGTCGATTTCGCCGGCCTGAAGGACGTGGCCGGCTTCATCACGCCGGTGCCGGGCGGCGTCGGCCCGATGACCATCACCATGCTGCTCGTGAACACGATTGAAGCCGCGGAGCGCGCGGCAGCAGCGTAA